The proteins below come from a single Triticum aestivum cultivar Chinese Spring chromosome 5D, IWGSC CS RefSeq v2.1, whole genome shotgun sequence genomic window:
- the LOC123120291 gene encoding ATP synthase protein MI25-like, whose translation MRFLSTDMKDTNMLFSAIRSICASSPKKISIYNEEMIVARCFRGFHIFSRKSLGKTFKETLDGRIESIQEELLQFFNPNEVIPEECNEQQRLLRISLRICSTVVESLPTARCAPKCEKTVQALLCRNLNVKSATLLNATSSRRIRLQDDIVTCFHFLVSERFVSKSTFKASTIDLIREGLIVLRKVRVGVLFRKNKKNLIHVFMLTEERIKYT comes from the coding sequence ATGAGATTTCTTTCTACGGATATGAAGGATACAAATATGCTATTTTCTGCTATTCGATCTATTTGTGCATCAAGTCCGAAGAAGATCTCAATCTATAATGAGGAAATGATAGTAGCTCGTTGTTTTAGAGGCTTTCACATATTCAGTCGGAAGAGTTTAGGTAAGACTTTCAAAGAAACTCTTGACGGGAGAATCGAGTCTATTCAGGAAGAATTGCTGCAATTCTTCAATCCTAACGAAGTAATTCCGGAGGAATGCAATGAACAACAACGATTACTTAGGATCAGCTTGCGAATTTGCAGCACCGTAGTGGAATCATTACCAACGGCACGCTGTGCGCCTAAGTGCGAAAAGACAGTGCAAGCTTTGTTATGCCGAAACCTAAATGTAAAGTCAGCAACACTTCTAAATGCCACTTCTTCCCGCCGCATCCGTCTTCAGGACGATATAGTCACATGTTTTCACTTTTTAGTGAGTGAAAGATTTGTATCCAAGTCTACGTTCAAAGCTTCTACCATAGACCTAATTCGAGAAGGTTTGATAGTCCTAAGAAAGGTGAGGGTGGGGGTTCTAtttaggaagaataagaagaatctcATTCATGTGTTCATGCTAACAGAAGAGCGGATAAAATACACATAA
- the LOC123124396 gene encoding NADH-ubiquinone oxidoreductase chain 3-like encodes MSEFAPICIYLVISPLVSLISLGVPFPFASNSLTYPEKLSAYECGSDPSGDARSRFDIRFYPVPILFIIHDPEVTFSFPWAIPPNKIDLFGSWSMMAFLLILTIGSLYEWKRGASDRE; translated from the coding sequence ATGTCAGAATTTGCACCTATTTGTATCTATTTAGTGATCAGTCCGCTAGTTTCTTTGATTTCACTCGGTGTTCCTTTTCCATTTGCTTCCAATAGTTTGACCTATCCAGAAAAATTGTCGGCCTACGAATGTGGTTCCGATCCCTCTGGTGATGCCAGAAGTCGTTTCGATATACGATTTTATCCAGTTCctattttatttattatccatgATCCGGAAGTtaccttttcttttccttgggcAATACCTCCTAACAAGATTGATCTATTTGGATCTTGGTCCATGATGGCCTTTCTATTGATTTTGACGATTGGATCTCTCTATGAATGGAAAAGGGGTGCTTCGGATCGGGAGTAA